In a single window of the Gemmatimonadota bacterium genome:
- a CDS encoding sugar phosphate isomerase/epimerase, translating to MKFKLGFSGLRWQTPDLDEILGQLKETGWDGWEIRQSLDWLGSAKRVKTISDRAGVPVAVVTGTGITIDGSHEMKERNKRRIDFAADVEADTFMFMGANRPYGRTSTPDDIRALADLSDEFADYASQYDLDVCYHIHTSTTVDSREEWELLMRLMKRAQLCIDVSHSAFWHYDPAQSIRDFRDRLVYVHLQDYKDYRFVELGDGGLLDFGAAMKALEEIGYDRWVTVCPSQSDLPDTEKMKLERAYLRKLGY from the coding sequence TTGAAGTTCAAACTGGGATTCAGCGGACTGCGGTGGCAGACCCCGGACCTGGATGAAATCCTCGGGCAGTTGAAGGAAACCGGCTGGGACGGATGGGAGATCCGGCAGTCGCTGGACTGGCTGGGGTCGGCCAAACGGGTGAAGACCATTTCGGACCGTGCGGGCGTTCCGGTCGCCGTGGTCACCGGAACCGGCATTACGATCGACGGCAGTCACGAGATGAAGGAGCGGAACAAGCGCCGCATAGACTTCGCCGCCGACGTGGAGGCGGACACCTTCATGTTCATGGGTGCCAACCGGCCCTACGGCCGCACCTCTACCCCGGACGACATCAGGGCCCTGGCGGATCTGTCGGATGAATTCGCCGACTACGCATCGCAGTACGACCTGGACGTGTGCTACCACATCCATACCAGCACCACGGTCGATTCCCGCGAGGAATGGGAACTGCTCATGCGCCTGATGAAGCGGGCGCAGCTCTGCATCGACGTCTCCCATTCGGCCTTCTGGCACTACGATCCCGCCCAGTCCATCCGGGACTTCAGGGATCGGCTGGTGTACGTGCACCTGCAGGATTACAAGGACTATCGCTTCGTCGAGCTCGGAGACGGCGGGCTGCTCGACTTCGGCGCCGCCATGAAGGCGCTGGAGGAAATCGGTTACGACCGGTGGGTGACCGTGTGTCCCAGCCAGTCGGATCTGCCCGATACAGAGAAGATGAAGCTGGAACGCGCCTACCTGCGCAAACTGGGGTATTGA
- the thiD gene encoding bifunctional hydroxymethylpyrimidine kinase/phosphomethylpyrimidine kinase yields MIPVALTIAGSDSGGGAGIQADLKTFSANGVYGMSAVTSVTAQNTLGVQAVFNLPPEVVTAQIDSVLSDIGAGAIKTGMLANAEIIAAVADALRAYPDIPLVVDPVMIAKSGDALLEPEAVSTLIEGLFPLATVVTPNLDEAKALTGIEASDVDGMMDIARKLFEMGPRQVVVKGGHLEGPAVDVLFDGAEFRTFEAERVDTRSTHGTGCTFASAIAAGLAKGAGVAEAVASAKAYLTGALRHAEPLGGGHGPVHHFHELYRDADRLSVLDQLTAAARRLESAHAGDLVPEVQCNLGMGLAGAQSADDVAAFPGRLIRVRRDIRSVAPPEFGASSHVARIILTAMRKDPSKRSVMNIRYDDSILGACRGLGLSVASFDRHEEPLESKRREGSTLEWGTARVIEKQGFVPDIVYDLGDEGKEPMIRVIAETPERVGDIALAVLEKSRGK; encoded by the coding sequence ATGATCCCGGTAGCACTCACCATCGCGGGTTCCGACTCCGGAGGCGGCGCCGGCATCCAGGCGGACCTCAAGACGTTCTCGGCCAACGGCGTGTACGGCATGTCGGCCGTAACGTCGGTCACCGCCCAGAACACCCTCGGCGTGCAGGCCGTCTTCAACCTGCCGCCCGAGGTGGTGACGGCGCAGATCGATTCCGTCCTCTCGGATATCGGCGCCGGGGCCATCAAGACGGGCATGCTGGCCAACGCGGAGATCATCGCCGCCGTGGCCGACGCGCTGCGGGCGTATCCAGACATTCCCCTCGTCGTGGACCCGGTGATGATCGCCAAGAGCGGCGACGCGCTGCTTGAGCCGGAGGCGGTATCCACGCTGATCGAAGGGCTCTTCCCCCTCGCCACCGTCGTCACGCCGAACCTGGACGAGGCGAAGGCGCTGACGGGCATCGAGGCGTCGGACGTGGACGGGATGATGGATATCGCCCGGAAGCTCTTCGAAATGGGGCCGCGCCAAGTGGTCGTCAAGGGCGGGCACCTCGAGGGGCCGGCGGTCGACGTATTGTTCGACGGAGCGGAGTTCCGGACCTTCGAGGCAGAACGTGTCGACACCCGGAGCACCCACGGGACGGGGTGCACCTTCGCGTCCGCCATTGCCGCCGGACTGGCCAAAGGGGCCGGGGTGGCCGAAGCCGTGGCGTCCGCGAAGGCCTACCTCACCGGGGCCCTGCGACACGCCGAACCCCTGGGTGGGGGGCACGGGCCGGTCCATCATTTTCACGAACTCTACCGCGACGCCGATCGCCTCTCGGTCCTGGACCAGTTAACGGCCGCGGCGCGGCGTCTAGAAAGCGCCCACGCGGGGGACCTCGTCCCCGAAGTGCAGTGCAACCTGGGCATGGGACTGGCCGGCGCGCAGTCGGCGGACGACGTGGCCGCCTTCCCCGGCCGGCTCATCCGCGTGCGCCGGGATATCCGCTCCGTGGCGCCGCCCGAGTTCGGGGCGTCCTCCCACGTGGCCCGGATCATCCTCACCGCCATGCGGAAGGACCCGTCCAAAAGGTCGGTGATGAACATCCGGTACGACGATTCGATTCTCGGCGCCTGCCGGGGACTGGGACTCTCGGTCGCCTCCTTCGACCGGCACGAGGAGCCGCTCGAATCCAAAAGGCGGGAAGGTTCGACGTTAGAGTGGGGAACGGCCCGGGTCATCGAGAAGCAGGGCTTCGTGCCGGATATCGTCTATGACCTGGGGGACGAGGGGAAGGAACCCATGATCCGGGTCATCGCCGAGACCCCGGAGCGGGTCGGGGATATCGCGCTGGCCGTGCTGGAAAAGTCCCGGGGCAAGTAG